The following proteins are encoded in a genomic region of Nicoliella spurrieriana:
- a CDS encoding CdaR family protein, translating to MKKFFNSTFFYLVLSFIFAILLYAYANQDKLTFTSNNNSDITKLASNKKASVSANLQLNVNSSKYFVTGYPDKVNVSLSGPTALVTTTTNTQNFHIYADLSKLGVGKHRVKLSQDGLNSELNYKINPAYITINIQPRQTVSLPVSVNYDKNMIASGYHAGKAIASNNRVKATGASSEINKAVRVIAKLSLSQNTNSTVNSQAVLEALDRDGKTVNVILTPATTNVSLPISSGNFKELPIKYRLDNKSSNKTYEVTSSTKKVKVFGTSSELDSIKHVIVNMDVSRITDNQTKTISLDKSLNKVSGFNPDKIKVNVKVKDK from the coding sequence TTGAAAAAATTCTTTAATAGTACCTTTTTCTACCTCGTTCTTTCATTTATTTTTGCCATTTTACTGTATGCCTATGCTAATCAAGATAAGCTAACTTTCACTAGCAATAATAATAGTGACATTACTAAATTAGCTTCAAATAAGAAGGCCAGCGTGTCTGCTAATCTTCAGCTAAACGTAAATAGCAGTAAATACTTCGTTACCGGCTACCCTGATAAGGTGAACGTATCGTTAAGTGGGCCTACTGCGTTAGTGACCACGACTACTAATACTCAAAACTTTCATATTTATGCTGATTTAAGTAAACTAGGGGTGGGTAAGCATCGGGTAAAACTATCCCAAGATGGGCTTAATTCAGAATTAAACTATAAAATTAACCCGGCATATATTACGATTAATATTCAACCTAGACAAACCGTATCATTACCAGTTAGCGTTAATTATGATAAAAACATGATTGCATCTGGTTATCATGCAGGAAAGGCAATTGCCTCCAATAATAGGGTAAAGGCGACCGGGGCTTCCAGTGAGATTAATAAGGCGGTAAGGGTCATTGCTAAATTAAGCCTTTCACAAAATACCAATAGCACCGTTAATTCTCAAGCGGTCTTAGAGGCCTTGGATCGTGATGGTAAAACGGTTAACGTAATCTTAACTCCGGCCACTACGAATGTATCCCTACCAATCAGTAGTGGGAATTTTAAGGAGCTGCCAATTAAATACCGGCTCGATAATAAGTCCTCTAATAAGACCTATGAAGTGACTTCAAGTACCAAAAAGGTAAAGGTATTTGGCACTTCGAGCGAGCTTGATAGCATTAAACATGTTATCGTTAATATGGACGTTAGTCGGATTACGGACAATCAAACTAAGACGATCTCACTGGATAAGTCATTAAATAAGGTTAGTGGCTTTAATCCAGATAAAATCAAAGTAAATGTTAAAGTTAAAGATAAGTAG
- a CDS encoding GNAT family N-acetyltransferase produces MANNDESVSIELATGTDAPAILKLMKQLTTESDTFTVDPGLAQLSIEQEQRQIMLINQTRSNVILVAHFSDEIIGVVTVQQLHDSMDGELGVAVLKQFWNNGIGTALVDEALNWGTSFSNLTRMVLTVENQNQAAIHVYHRLGFVDNLKRRIIAVPGNETATTEMTYDLN; encoded by the coding sequence ATGGCAAATAATGATGAATCAGTTTCAATTGAGTTAGCCACGGGAACCGATGCGCCAGCAATTTTAAAATTGATGAAGCAGCTCACTACGGAATCTGATACCTTTACGGTTGATCCGGGGCTTGCCCAACTTTCAATTGAACAAGAGCAACGCCAGATTATGTTAATCAACCAGACCCGGAGCAACGTCATCTTAGTGGCGCACTTTAGTGATGAAATTATTGGCGTGGTTACCGTCCAACAACTACATGATTCAATGGACGGGGAGTTAGGAGTAGCGGTGCTTAAACAATTTTGGAATAACGGGATTGGGACGGCATTGGTAGATGAAGCCCTTAACTGGGGGACTTCATTCAGTAACCTAACTCGGATGGTGTTAACGGTTGAAAATCAAAATCAAGCCGCAATTCACGTTTACCACCGCCTTGGGTTTGTTGATAATTTAAAGCGACGCATCATCGCAGTGCCGGGAAATGAAACTGCTACCACTGAAATGACTTACGACTTAAACTAA
- the cdaA gene encoding diadenylate cyclase CdaA — protein sequence MSNFWSNVFTLNHFSSLIDILVVWFITYELIILLRGTKAVQLFRGIIVIAVIKILSVLLGLGTVSWMVDQVINWGFIAIIVIFQPEIRRGLEHLGRGSLLWHTKNQNEETEQMIEGLDQAIQYMSKRRIGALITIQMETGLEDYIETGIELDAHVSGALLINTFIPNTPLHDGAVIIRDHRIAVAAAYLPLSQSTMIPKELGTRHRAAVGISEVTDALTIVISEETGEVSITKDNELLRGMTQTDYMKFLRDQLIEKQQINHNIFTLIGSWLSNISKNGRGN from the coding sequence ATGAGTAACTTTTGGAGTAATGTTTTTACTCTTAACCACTTTAGTAGTTTGATTGATATTTTAGTAGTATGGTTTATTACATATGAATTGATCATCCTATTACGTGGGACGAAGGCAGTTCAATTATTCAGGGGGATTATTGTAATTGCGGTAATTAAAATCCTAAGTGTTTTACTAGGCCTAGGGACCGTTTCTTGGATGGTCGACCAGGTAATTAACTGGGGATTCATTGCCATCATTGTCATTTTTCAACCTGAAATCAGACGGGGATTAGAGCACCTAGGCCGTGGTTCGTTATTATGGCATACTAAAAACCAAAATGAAGAAACCGAGCAAATGATTGAAGGTTTGGACCAGGCCATCCAATACATGTCCAAGCGGCGAATTGGGGCTTTGATTACCATTCAAATGGAGACCGGGCTTGAAGATTACATTGAGACCGGAATTGAATTGGATGCCCATGTTTCGGGGGCCCTACTAATCAACACGTTCATTCCAAATACGCCGTTACACGATGGGGCCGTGATTATTAGAGATCATCGGATTGCAGTCGCTGCCGCATACTTACCACTTTCACAAAGTACGATGATTCCAAAGGAATTGGGGACCAGACACCGGGCTGCTGTGGGGATTTCTGAAGTGACTGATGCGCTAACCATTGTTATCTCTGAAGAAACTGGTGAGGTTTCGATTACTAAGGATAACGAATTACTGCGGGGAATGACCCAAACGGATTACATGAAATTTTTACGTGATCAATTAATTGAAAAGCAACAAATTAACCATAATATTTTTACGCTAATTGGGAGTTGGCTTAGTAACATCAGCAAAAACGGAAGGGGGAACTAG
- the murB gene encoding UDP-N-acetylmuramate dehydrogenase, whose amino-acid sequence MNNFNPNIKDLKIKTAEPLSKYTFTKTGGKADYLALPANQEQLSQLLTLANADGLPITILGNASNLIVSDKGIRGLTVILSNMTHITINGNRIIADAGAALIDVAIAAQQHGLSGLEFAAGIPGSVGGAIYMNAGAYGGQTADVVNSATVVDFDGEVKTLTNAELDFDYRHSIIQNGYDAVVSVEFELMPGNQKQILAKMDHFNALRSSKQPLELPSCGSVFKRPKNHFAGKLIHDAGLQGYRFGGAEVSTKHAGFIVNVGGATATDYLNVIHHVQEVVFHDSGIKLETEVRIIGDK is encoded by the coding sequence ATGAATAATTTTAATCCAAACATTAAAGATTTAAAAATTAAAACCGCCGAACCACTTTCTAAGTATACGTTTACCAAAACCGGTGGGAAAGCCGATTACTTGGCACTTCCTGCTAATCAGGAACAATTAAGCCAGCTATTGACGTTAGCTAATGCGGATGGCTTACCAATTACCATTTTAGGAAACGCTAGCAATTTAATCGTGAGCGATAAGGGGATTCGTGGGTTAACGGTCATTTTAAGTAATATGACCCATATTACAATTAATGGAAACCGGATTATTGCTGATGCCGGTGCGGCCCTGATCGACGTTGCGATTGCTGCACAACAACACGGCCTATCCGGACTCGAGTTTGCCGCTGGCATTCCGGGAAGTGTCGGTGGTGCAATCTATATGAACGCTGGGGCCTATGGTGGGCAAACCGCGGATGTGGTTAATTCAGCTACCGTTGTTGATTTTGATGGTGAAGTAAAGACGTTAACGAATGCGGAGTTAGATTTTGATTATCGCCATAGTATCATTCAAAATGGCTATGATGCGGTTGTATCAGTTGAATTTGAATTAATGCCGGGTAATCAGAAACAAATTTTAGCCAAAATGGACCATTTTAATGCACTGCGCTCATCTAAGCAGCCATTAGAACTACCATCATGTGGAAGCGTCTTTAAACGCCCTAAAAATCATTTTGCTGGGAAATTAATTCATGATGCAGGGTTACAGGGATACCGCTTTGGTGGCGCTGAGGTTTCTACTAAACACGCCGGCTTTATCGTAAACGTCGGCGGAGCCACTGCTACCGATTATCTCAACGTTATTCACCACGTTCAAGAAGTGGTATTCCACGATAGCGGGATTAAATTAGAAACTGAAGTGCGAATTATTGGTGACAAATAA
- the tsaE gene encoding tRNA (adenosine(37)-N6)-threonylcarbamoyltransferase complex ATPase subunit type 1 TsaE encodes MKTITVDKPEATMQLGQAIAPYLKPEDLILLDGDLGAGKTTFTKGLAAGLGIKRNVKSPTFTIIREYQDGRLPLYHMDAYRLDDGSGDELGLDEYFNGDGVNVVEWSKFVANELPDNYLRIIFKRNDDQGDHSRTLTFEPHGAHFEAILKESIDNNGK; translated from the coding sequence TTGAAAACAATCACTGTTGATAAACCTGAAGCAACAATGCAGCTAGGGCAAGCAATTGCACCATATCTCAAGCCAGAGGACCTGATTTTATTGGATGGGGACCTCGGAGCTGGTAAAACGACCTTTACCAAGGGATTAGCTGCGGGACTCGGCATTAAGCGTAACGTTAAAAGTCCGACCTTCACCATTATTCGGGAGTATCAAGACGGCAGGTTACCGCTATACCATATGGATGCTTACCGCCTAGATGATGGTAGCGGGGATGAATTAGGGCTGGATGAGTACTTTAATGGTGACGGGGTCAACGTCGTTGAGTGGTCTAAATTTGTGGCCAACGAACTTCCTGATAACTACCTGCGCATTATTTTTAAGCGTAATGATGACCAGGGGGATCATTCGCGGACCCTCACTTTTGAGCCCCATGGGGCCCACTTTGAAGCGATTCTAAAGGAAAGTATTGATAACAATGGCAAATAA
- the pta gene encoding phosphate acetyltransferase, whose protein sequence is MDLFESLKQKVSQHKKTIVFPEGSDIRIVEATSRLATDGVVQPILLGNPTEIKQVAAEAGIELNNVTIFDYQNLAEDEAAEYVTALVERRNGKTDEATAKQWLADPNYFATMMVYLDKADGMVSGAAHPTGDTVRPALQIIKTKPGIKLVSGCFIMMKGDQRYVFADCAINLELDADGMADVAIESAATAKQFGIDPKVAMLSFSTKGSARGPMVKKVQSATALVHEKQPDLAVDGELQFDAAFVPAVGQKKAPDSKVAGKANVFVFPELQSGNIGYKIAQRLGGFEALGPILQGLNKPVSDLSRGCNAEDVYKVAIINALQAME, encoded by the coding sequence ATGGATTTATTTGAAAGTTTAAAGCAAAAGGTAAGCCAACATAAGAAGACCATCGTATTTCCAGAGGGGTCAGATATCCGAATCGTTGAAGCCACTAGTCGCTTAGCTACTGATGGAGTGGTTCAGCCGATTTTATTAGGCAACCCCACTGAAATTAAGCAAGTAGCTGCTGAAGCTGGAATTGAATTGAACAACGTTACGATTTTCGACTATCAAAACCTTGCTGAAGATGAGGCCGCCGAATACGTGACCGCACTAGTGGAGCGGCGGAACGGAAAGACCGATGAAGCCACTGCCAAACAATGGTTAGCTGATCCTAACTACTTTGCGACGATGATGGTTTATTTAGACAAGGCTGACGGCATGGTTTCGGGAGCTGCCCACCCAACCGGCGATACGGTCCGCCCAGCGCTTCAAATTATTAAGACTAAGCCCGGGATTAAGTTGGTGAGTGGTTGTTTCATCATGATGAAGGGCGACCAACGCTATGTCTTTGCTGATTGTGCAATTAATCTAGAATTAGATGCAGATGGAATGGCTGATGTTGCAATTGAAAGTGCCGCCACTGCCAAGCAATTTGGCATTGATCCAAAGGTTGCAATGTTAAGCTTTTCGACTAAGGGGTCTGCTCGCGGGCCAATGGTCAAGAAGGTTCAATCAGCAACCGCCCTTGTGCATGAAAAACAACCCGACCTAGCTGTCGATGGTGAATTACAATTTGACGCAGCCTTTGTTCCAGCCGTTGGACAGAAAAAGGCACCTGATTCTAAGGTCGCAGGGAAGGCGAACGTATTTGTATTCCCAGAACTACAATCCGGAAATATTGGTTATAAAATCGCCCAACGGTTAGGTGGGTTTGAAGCCTTGGGACCCATCCTACAAGGATTGAATAAACCGGTTTCGGATCTATCACGGGGTTGTAACGCTGAAGATGTCTATAAGGTGGCCATTATCAACGCCTTACAAGCAATGGAATAA
- a CDS encoding DUF1361 domain-containing protein encodes MRLSKSWQVRIFFIIWFVITGFFAKQPFNFLLLNTFLAYIPIEISIDINYKIINESFLYWPILIIWLLFYPNAPYVLTDLFHLSLLNPYDSLTGLLKLSNPIWINFMLLVISAIVCTFVGAWSLSITVQSLMNKLKLKSQIIRWLLVLIFTFAASVGIFVGRFLRLHTLYLFLSPRLFITPLIKMWTPQMLTFTAIMMVIQIFVYWVIMINQKNITK; translated from the coding sequence TTGCGCCTTTCCAAAAGCTGGCAAGTCCGAATTTTTTTCATTATCTGGTTCGTAATTACCGGATTCTTCGCTAAACAACCATTTAATTTTCTATTATTAAATACGTTTCTAGCATACATCCCCATCGAAATTAGCATCGATATTAATTATAAAATCATTAATGAAAGTTTTCTATACTGGCCAATTCTTATCATCTGGCTGTTATTTTATCCCAATGCACCATACGTTTTAACTGACTTATTCCACCTATCATTACTAAACCCATATGATAGTCTCACAGGGCTATTAAAATTATCCAATCCAATTTGGATCAACTTCATGCTATTAGTCATTAGTGCCATCGTTTGTACATTCGTGGGTGCATGGTCACTATCGATAACGGTCCAATCACTTATGAATAAATTAAAGTTAAAATCACAGATCATTAGATGGCTTTTGGTGCTCATTTTTACATTTGCTGCTTCGGTCGGTATTTTTGTAGGCCGGTTCCTAAGGCTACATACATTGTACCTATTTCTTAGTCCCCGCTTATTCATTACCCCGTTGATTAAGATGTGGACACCGCAAATGTTAACCTTTACCGCCATTATGATGGTGATTCAAATCTTTGTTTATTGGGTGATTATGATCAATCAAAAGAACATTACAAAATAA
- a CDS encoding cation:proton antiporter: protein MRAMVIIELIMLLVVLLLVSTVINHYLPMIPGSLIQIGLGLLLSVFTNFKINFETEWFLLLFIAPLLFNDGKRFPKRELWQLKLPIFINAIALVVITMLFGGIIINWMIPEMPFAVAFALAAILSPTDPVAVQSIAKRSNLPGSILHLVSGESLINDASGLICFKYALAAAITGQFMLSHAIGDFFYISVVGLVAGIFLMYLLVKLRRYLYDHGMQNIIFLTVAYILTPFVIYFISEDWLHASGVISVVSAGITFHLMSRRTSIVNPELKLVTEKTWNVIIYILNGIIFLLLGFSLPEAMGGSIQTIQLGTVQPIFYAIVTWAVLLLIRTLWIAGYQLVANRWDYHQVNWRVSILSGLSGVRGAVTMVGVLSIPLATPAGRAFPERPLVLFIAASVIILSLLSAIILIPLLTDNKAEVIEYDQYLTEDEAQAKMIQSAIKEIHKSQNEHNQQAAFDLIFQYQLMLRKLNHSLHSNRINDFSFNNELALRRIAFSGERKAALRMYEDGEIKRDEYVAVSQIINRREAAMFDSVGMRSSRSTVRTDFNTLLSGLKKFFFSSSKTKHRGERLQRHWAMIINGLSQSAIEEVKNYLNRDDIDSSSFENQMVDHIIVFYRNRMNRVNSTSLDRDDYDQQYDNLQVKGFGAQRLEVQQLLDDKQIDWSISNDLRQHVNYLENVLMSPLSDDD, encoded by the coding sequence ATGAGAGCAATGGTGATTATTGAATTAATCATGCTATTAGTTGTTTTACTATTGGTGTCAACCGTAATTAATCACTACCTCCCCATGATTCCAGGTAGTTTAATTCAAATTGGGTTGGGACTATTACTTTCTGTTTTTACTAATTTCAAAATTAATTTTGAAACCGAGTGGTTCTTGCTATTGTTTATTGCGCCACTATTATTCAACGATGGGAAACGGTTTCCGAAACGAGAACTCTGGCAGTTAAAGCTACCGATTTTTATTAATGCAATTGCGTTAGTGGTCATTACAATGTTATTTGGTGGCATCATCATTAATTGGATGATTCCTGAGATGCCATTCGCAGTGGCCTTTGCGCTTGCAGCGATTCTTTCGCCGACCGATCCAGTTGCGGTCCAATCAATTGCAAAGCGGTCGAATTTACCCGGTAGCATTCTCCACCTGGTTAGTGGGGAGAGTTTAATCAACGATGCGAGTGGGCTAATTTGTTTCAAATATGCATTGGCAGCTGCCATTACTGGGCAATTTATGTTAAGTCACGCCATTGGGGACTTCTTCTACATTAGCGTAGTTGGATTGGTTGCCGGAATCTTTTTGATGTACTTACTAGTTAAACTGCGTAGGTATTTATACGACCATGGAATGCAAAATATTATTTTTCTAACCGTGGCCTATATTCTGACCCCGTTCGTAATTTATTTTATTAGTGAAGACTGGTTACATGCTTCTGGGGTGATTTCAGTGGTTAGCGCTGGAATTACGTTTCACTTAATGAGTCGTCGAACTTCAATCGTTAATCCTGAATTAAAATTAGTAACTGAGAAGACCTGGAACGTCATCATTTACATTTTAAATGGAATTATCTTCTTATTGCTTGGCTTTTCATTACCCGAAGCAATGGGGGGCAGCATTCAGACCATTCAGTTAGGTACGGTGCAACCCATTTTTTATGCAATTGTGACCTGGGCGGTCCTACTATTAATTCGGACCCTATGGATTGCTGGGTATCAATTAGTTGCTAACCGGTGGGATTATCACCAAGTTAATTGGCGCGTATCCATATTATCAGGACTCTCTGGTGTACGGGGGGCAGTTACGATGGTCGGGGTGCTTTCGATTCCATTGGCCACCCCAGCGGGAAGGGCGTTTCCCGAACGTCCGTTAGTGCTATTCATTGCTGCAAGTGTGATTATCCTTAGCCTGTTAAGTGCAATTATCCTGATTCCGTTACTAACTGATAACAAAGCAGAGGTAATCGAATATGATCAATACTTAACTGAGGATGAAGCACAGGCTAAAATGATTCAAAGTGCCATTAAAGAAATTCATAAAAGTCAAAATGAACATAACCAACAGGCTGCTTTCGACTTAATTTTTCAATACCAATTAATGTTACGAAAGCTCAATCACTCCCTCCACTCCAATCGGATTAACGACTTTAGCTTTAATAACGAGCTAGCTTTGCGTCGGATTGCCTTTAGTGGTGAGCGGAAAGCGGCCCTTAGGATGTATGAAGATGGCGAGATTAAGCGTGACGAATACGTTGCGGTAAGCCAAATTATTAATCGTCGGGAAGCTGCAATGTTTGATTCCGTGGGAATGCGGAGTTCGCGTTCAACCGTTCGCACTGATTTTAATACCCTATTGTCTGGGTTGAAAAAATTCTTCTTTTCCAGTTCAAAAACTAAGCACCGGGGAGAACGCTTGCAGCGCCACTGGGCAATGATTATTAATGGTTTGAGTCAATCAGCAATCGAAGAGGTCAAAAACTACTTAAATCGGGATGACATTGATTCTAGTTCATTCGAAAATCAAATGGTCGACCACATCATTGTATTCTACCGGAATCGGATGAATCGGGTTAATTCCACTAGTCTGGATCGCGATGATTACGACCAACAATATGATAATTTACAGGTTAAGGGATTTGGTGCGCAACGACTAGAGGTTCAGCAGCTATTGGATGATAAGCAAATTGATTGGTCGATATCAAACGACTTGAGACAACACGTTAACTACTTAGAAAACGTTCTGATGAGCCCGTTATCAGATGATGACTAA
- a CDS encoding 3'-5' exonuclease — protein sequence MNFVAIDFETAASKRASACSLALTVVRNNEVVNEFYTLINPEVPFFWRNVKIHGIHEKDVLDAPTFPEVWEKIKMFFTPNQLIIAHNARFDNSVLKKSLERYGLTQPKYLTLDTLAVTRHLFPKLANHKLNTVCDSLGIELNHHHNALDDSLACANILRAEQQRFGDDSIKPFITVVK from the coding sequence ATGAACTTTGTAGCAATCGACTTTGAAACCGCTGCTAGCAAACGGGCATCCGCTTGTTCACTAGCATTGACGGTGGTTCGTAACAATGAGGTGGTAAACGAATTTTACACCCTGATCAATCCCGAGGTCCCCTTCTTTTGGCGAAACGTTAAGATTCATGGGATTCATGAAAAAGACGTTCTCGATGCGCCCACCTTTCCAGAAGTTTGGGAAAAAATTAAAATGTTTTTCACCCCTAATCAGTTAATCATTGCACATAACGCCCGGTTTGATAATAGCGTTCTTAAAAAAAGCTTAGAACGATACGGATTAACACAGCCAAAGTATCTGACTCTAGATACCCTTGCAGTGACCCGCCATTTATTTCCTAAATTAGCGAACCATAAACTAAACACGGTCTGTGACAGCCTGGGCATTGAATTAAACCACCACCACAATGCCCTCGATGATAGTCTAGCGTGTGCCAACATTTTAAGGGCGGAGCAACAACGATTCGGTGATGATTCAATCAAACCATTTATTACGGTCGTCAAATAA